In Arthrobacter sp. CDRTa11, one DNA window encodes the following:
- a CDS encoding 4-(cytidine 5'-diphospho)-2-C-methyl-D-erythritol kinase codes for MNAPLGRFAARTVRVKAPGKVNVSLDVGPLRPDGYHSVASVYLAVSLYEEVAATSTETPGITVSLSPASTLDLDGVDIPLDERNLAYKAAAIMADVSEHATGVHLEITKRVPVAGGMGGGSADAAATLLACDALWNSGLSRDELAQLAAELGADVPFSLLGGTAVGLGIGDELSPALAKAQTDWVLVTADYGLPTPKVYDTLDRLRDAEGIDAEEPTAVDPKILTALRSGDADALSRVLLNDLQRASIELAPALRDTLGIGESHGAIAGIVSGSGPTVALLTHSPAAAESLAEDLQHYGLTAIAVHGPVHGARIISDTLL; via the coding sequence ATGAATGCTCCCCTGGGAAGGTTCGCGGCGCGGACGGTCCGGGTGAAGGCGCCCGGCAAGGTCAACGTCTCCCTTGATGTTGGTCCGCTCCGTCCCGACGGCTACCATTCGGTGGCCAGCGTGTACCTGGCTGTCTCGCTTTACGAGGAAGTGGCAGCCACCAGCACGGAGACGCCCGGCATTACGGTCAGCCTCAGCCCCGCCAGCACCTTGGACCTTGACGGCGTGGACATCCCGCTGGATGAACGGAATCTTGCCTATAAAGCAGCGGCCATTATGGCGGATGTCAGCGAGCACGCCACCGGCGTGCATCTTGAGATCACCAAACGGGTTCCCGTAGCCGGAGGTATGGGAGGCGGCTCCGCTGACGCGGCAGCTACTCTCCTTGCCTGTGATGCGCTCTGGAACAGCGGCCTGTCCCGGGATGAACTCGCGCAGCTGGCCGCCGAGCTCGGAGCCGATGTCCCTTTTTCCCTCCTGGGCGGAACGGCTGTTGGGCTGGGCATAGGAGATGAGCTCTCACCTGCATTGGCCAAAGCCCAGACGGACTGGGTGCTCGTCACGGCCGATTATGGGCTGCCGACTCCCAAGGTCTATGACACCCTGGACAGGCTCCGGGACGCGGAGGGCATTGACGCCGAAGAACCCACAGCCGTGGACCCCAAGATCCTCACAGCGCTGCGCAGCGGCGACGCCGACGCCCTGAGCCGTGTCCTGCTCAACGATCTGCAGCGGGCTTCCATTGAACTTGCCCCTGCACTCCGGGATACGCTGGGAATCGGCGAGTCACATGGAGCCATTGCCGGCATCGTCTCCGGATCGGGTCCCACCGTGGCCCTGTTGACGCATAGCCCCGCGGCGGCGGAAAGCCTCGCTGAGGACCTCCAGCACTACGGCCTGACGGCCATCGCCGTCCACGGGCCAGTACACGGTGCACGCATCATCTCCGATACCCTCCTTTAA
- a CDS encoding ABC-F family ATP-binding cassette domain-containing protein has protein sequence MAHLLGGENLTVSYATRTVLDGVTLGLEEGDRIGMVGRNGDGKSTLMRLLSLRATPDSGRVTKRGDVNVGYLDQSDVLDGDLTVGAAIVGDQADYEWARNPQIREVMGGLVSDVDWHANVHALSGGQKRRVALAKLLIEDHDVIMLDEPTNHLDVEGVAWLSRHLKTRWRANQGAFLVVTHDRWFLDEVCTKTWEVHDGIVDPFDGGYAAYVLARAERDRAASVTESKRQQLVKKELAWLRRGAPARTAKPKFRIEAANALIADVPEPRDSTALSKMATARLGKDVLDLENVTLDFLGGEEGQKLFDNITLRLAPGERLGLVGVNGAGKTTLLKLLNGQIEPTSGKLKRGKTVVTAVLTQEVKELDDVSDLRVIEVIEREKRSFNVGGKEFTAGQLVEQLGFTNEKQWTPVRDLSGGERRRLQLLRLLVGEPNVLMLDEPTNDLDTDTLAAVEDVLDGWPGTLVVVSHDRYLLERVTDHQMALLGDGKIRALPRGVDQYLELRESALAGSTITGGGNPVTGPSGGSAPAASGSSEAEKRDARKAKNRIERQMGKLEQQEKKLHDQMVKSTNENDFDALAEQNKKLKDLAGEREALELEWLEALEVLGE, from the coding sequence TTGGCACACCTTCTTGGCGGCGAAAACCTGACGGTTTCGTACGCAACGCGCACCGTCCTGGACGGCGTCACCCTTGGACTTGAGGAAGGTGACCGCATCGGAATGGTGGGCCGGAACGGTGACGGCAAATCAACCCTCATGCGGCTGCTGTCCCTGCGCGCCACTCCGGATTCGGGCCGTGTGACCAAGCGCGGAGACGTCAATGTGGGCTACCTCGACCAGAGCGATGTCCTCGACGGCGACCTGACCGTGGGTGCCGCCATCGTCGGTGACCAGGCAGACTATGAATGGGCCCGTAACCCGCAGATCCGCGAGGTGATGGGCGGACTGGTTTCCGACGTCGACTGGCACGCCAACGTGCACGCCTTGTCCGGCGGCCAGAAGAGGCGTGTGGCACTCGCCAAGCTCCTGATCGAGGACCACGACGTCATCATGCTCGACGAGCCCACCAACCACCTCGACGTCGAAGGCGTGGCCTGGCTGTCACGCCACCTCAAAACCCGCTGGCGGGCAAACCAGGGAGCCTTCCTGGTGGTCACCCACGACCGTTGGTTCCTGGACGAAGTGTGCACCAAGACCTGGGAGGTCCACGACGGGATCGTGGACCCGTTCGACGGCGGATATGCCGCCTACGTCCTGGCCCGCGCCGAGCGCGACCGCGCCGCTTCGGTCACGGAAAGCAAACGCCAGCAGCTGGTCAAGAAGGAACTCGCGTGGCTGCGCCGCGGCGCGCCCGCCCGCACCGCCAAGCCCAAGTTCCGGATCGAGGCGGCCAACGCCCTGATCGCCGACGTCCCCGAGCCGCGCGACTCAACGGCACTGAGCAAAATGGCCACCGCCCGCCTGGGCAAGGACGTCCTGGACCTTGAGAACGTAACGCTGGACTTCCTCGGCGGCGAAGAAGGGCAGAAACTCTTCGACAACATCACCCTGCGTCTTGCGCCGGGCGAACGCCTGGGGCTGGTAGGCGTTAACGGCGCCGGCAAAACCACCCTGCTGAAGCTGCTCAACGGACAGATCGAGCCGACGTCGGGCAAGCTGAAGCGCGGTAAGACAGTGGTCACCGCCGTGCTCACCCAGGAAGTCAAGGAGCTCGACGACGTTTCGGACCTGCGCGTCATCGAGGTAATCGAGCGGGAAAAGCGTTCCTTTAACGTGGGCGGCAAGGAGTTCACCGCCGGCCAGCTGGTGGAGCAGCTTGGCTTCACGAACGAGAAGCAGTGGACCCCCGTCAGGGACCTTTCCGGCGGTGAGCGCCGGCGCCTCCAGCTCCTGCGGCTGCTGGTGGGGGAGCCAAACGTGCTGATGCTCGATGAGCCCACCAACGACCTCGACACTGACACCCTGGCCGCCGTCGAAGATGTGCTGGACGGCTGGCCGGGCACCCTCGTGGTGGTCAGCCACGACCGGTACCTGCTGGAGCGCGTGACGGACCATCAGATGGCGCTGCTGGGCGACGGCAAGATCCGCGCCCTTCCGCGCGGCGTGGACCAGTACCTGGAACTCCGTGAATCCGCCCTGGCCGGCTCCACCATCACCGGCGGCGGCAACCCTGTCACCGGCCCCAGCGGCGGCTCCGCTCCCGCGGCGTCCGGTTCCTCCGAAGCCGAAAAGCGCGACGCCCGCAAGGCCAAAAACCGGATCGAGCGCCAGATGGGCAAGCTCGAGCAGCAGGAAAAGAAGCTTCACGACCAGATGGTCAAAAGCACCAACGAGAACGACTTCGACGCCCTGGCCGAACAAAACAAGAAACTCAAGGACCTGGCCGGCGAACGCGAAGCCCTCGAACTCGAATGGCTCGAAGCCCTGGAAGTCCTCGGCGAGTAA
- a CDS encoding TetR/AcrR family transcriptional regulator, whose amino-acid sequence MSNSPTRTRMTGLQRRSQLIEVGRGLFATRGLDGTTIEEIAACAGVSKPVIYEHFGSKEGLYTEVVDFEFHILLDSINSALTEEEGKPRVLVERAALALLTYIEERTDGFRILMRDAPPSQPEGAFSTLLSHVTTRVEHILSDEFHRRGFSAEDGAMYAQMLVGMVAMTGQWWQDSRQPDKHTVAAHLVNLAWNGLTGLKKDPELKSEG is encoded by the coding sequence GTGAGCAACAGCCCTACCCGGACACGCATGACAGGCCTGCAGCGGCGCAGCCAGCTGATCGAAGTGGGACGTGGCCTCTTCGCGACCCGCGGGCTCGACGGAACCACCATCGAGGAAATCGCGGCCTGTGCCGGGGTCTCCAAGCCGGTGATTTACGAACACTTCGGCTCCAAGGAGGGCCTGTACACCGAGGTGGTGGATTTTGAGTTCCACATCCTCCTGGACTCCATCAACAGCGCCCTGACGGAAGAGGAGGGCAAGCCCCGAGTCCTGGTGGAACGCGCTGCCCTTGCCCTGCTCACCTACATCGAGGAACGCACCGACGGTTTCCGGATCCTCATGCGCGACGCTCCGCCGTCCCAGCCCGAGGGTGCCTTTTCGACCCTCTTGTCACATGTCACCACCCGTGTGGAGCACATTCTCTCCGACGAGTTCCACCGGCGCGGCTTCAGCGCGGAAGACGGTGCCATGTACGCCCAGATGCTGGTTGGCATGGTCGCAATGACCGGCCAATGGTGGCAGGACAGCCGCCAGCCGGACAAGCACACAGTGGCAGCCCACCTAGTGAACCTGGCCTGGAACGGCCTGACCGGCCTCAAAAAGGACCCAGAGCTCAAGTCCGAAGGCTAG
- the glmU gene encoding bifunctional UDP-N-acetylglucosamine diphosphorylase/glucosamine-1-phosphate N-acetyltransferase GlmU, whose protein sequence is MIPETTGPAAVIVLAAGAGTRMKSRTPKILHEIGGRSMVGHALLAARSINPQQLALVVRHERDLVAKHLGELDADAIIVDQDEVPGTGRAVEVALHALDAQKPLTGTVVVTYGDVPLLTGNLLAELVATHERDANAVTVLTALLDDASGYGRILRGDDGTVTGIREHKDASEAEHLIREVNSGIYAFDAGFLRDALVHVTTNNSQGEKYLTDVLGLAREAGGRVAAVLTEDRWQVEGANDRVQLSALGAELNRRTVEDWMRAGVTVVDPATTWIDSTVTLDEDVRILPNTQLHGSTTVFRDAVVGPDSTLTDVHIGAGATVTRTHGSGAVIGANAAVGPFTYLRPGTVLGETGKIGAFYETKNVTIGRGSKLSHLGYAGDAEIGEDTNIGCGNITANYDGENKHRTVIGSGVRTGSNTVFVAPVTVGDGAYSGAGAVIRKDVPAGALAVSVAPQRNAEGWVIANRPGSRSAELAQAASPDSSSTQAPTEEGKQ, encoded by the coding sequence GTGATCCCCGAGACCACCGGCCCAGCTGCCGTCATTGTCCTTGCAGCAGGCGCCGGTACCCGGATGAAATCCCGTACCCCCAAGATCCTCCACGAGATCGGCGGCCGCTCCATGGTGGGGCATGCCCTGCTGGCAGCCCGCAGCATCAATCCGCAGCAACTGGCGCTTGTGGTGCGGCATGAACGCGATCTCGTAGCCAAGCACCTGGGCGAACTGGACGCCGACGCCATCATCGTGGACCAGGACGAGGTTCCCGGTACCGGCCGCGCCGTGGAGGTCGCCCTTCACGCCCTGGACGCCCAGAAGCCCCTGACCGGGACGGTTGTGGTGACCTACGGCGATGTTCCGCTGCTCACCGGCAACCTGCTGGCCGAACTTGTTGCCACCCATGAACGTGACGCCAACGCAGTCACGGTCCTCACGGCGCTGCTCGACGACGCCAGCGGGTACGGACGGATCCTTCGCGGCGACGACGGGACGGTGACCGGCATCCGCGAGCACAAGGACGCATCGGAGGCCGAACACCTCATCCGCGAAGTCAATTCCGGAATCTACGCTTTCGACGCCGGCTTCCTTCGCGACGCACTGGTCCACGTCACCACCAACAATTCCCAGGGCGAAAAGTACCTCACGGACGTGCTGGGTCTGGCACGGGAGGCAGGCGGGCGGGTAGCCGCAGTCCTGACCGAGGACCGCTGGCAGGTTGAAGGAGCCAATGACCGGGTGCAGCTTTCGGCCCTTGGAGCCGAGCTGAACCGGCGCACCGTCGAGGACTGGATGCGCGCCGGGGTCACCGTTGTGGACCCCGCCACCACGTGGATCGACTCCACTGTGACGCTGGACGAGGACGTCCGTATTCTTCCCAACACCCAGCTGCACGGCAGCACCACCGTGTTCAGGGACGCCGTCGTCGGCCCCGACAGCACCCTGACCGATGTTCACATCGGAGCGGGAGCGACAGTCACACGCACCCACGGTTCCGGTGCCGTCATCGGAGCGAATGCCGCCGTCGGGCCTTTCACGTACCTGCGCCCCGGCACGGTGCTGGGCGAGACAGGCAAGATTGGCGCCTTCTACGAGACCAAAAACGTGACGATCGGCCGCGGCTCCAAACTGTCGCACCTTGGCTACGCCGGTGACGCCGAAATCGGTGAAGACACCAACATCGGCTGCGGCAACATCACAGCCAATTACGACGGCGAGAACAAGCACCGCACGGTGATCGGCTCGGGCGTCCGCACAGGTTCCAATACTGTCTTTGTTGCTCCGGTTACTGTCGGGGACGGCGCCTACAGCGGCGCCGGCGCCGTCATCCGGAAAGATGTCCCGGCCGGAGCCCTGGCCGTGTCCGTTGCCCCGCAGCGCAATGCCGAGGGCTGGGTTATCGCCAACCGCCCGGGCAGCCGCTCCGCTGAACTGGCCCAGGCGGCCTCCCCAGATTCCTCCAGTACCCAGGCACCTACAGAAGAGGGCAAGCAATAA
- a CDS encoding ribose-phosphate diphosphokinase, with protein sequence MSEITARGEKKLVLAAGRAHPELAREIAKELGTELLPIDAYDFANGEIYVRAGESVRGTDAFVIQAHPAPLNNHLMEQLIMIDSLKRASAKRITVVSPFYPYARQDKKGRGREPISARLVADLYKTAGADRIMSVDLHTSQIQGFFDGPVDHLMAIPLLADYIRTRVDAENITVVSPDTGRVRVAEQWAERLGGAPLAFVHKSRDLTVPNQAISKTVVGQIEGRTCVLIDDMIDTGGTISGAVQVLKNAGAKDVIIAATHAVFSDPAAQRLAESGAREVVVTNTLPINSSQQFRQLTVLSIAPLIARAIREVFDDGSVTSLFDGNA encoded by the coding sequence ATGAGCGAAATTACGGCGCGCGGCGAGAAGAAGCTGGTGCTTGCCGCCGGGCGGGCACACCCCGAGCTTGCGCGGGAGATCGCCAAGGAGCTCGGAACCGAGCTGCTGCCTATTGACGCCTATGACTTCGCGAACGGCGAGATCTACGTCCGTGCCGGCGAAAGCGTCCGCGGTACCGACGCCTTTGTGATCCAGGCCCACCCCGCACCGCTGAACAACCACCTCATGGAACAGCTGATCATGATTGATTCGCTGAAGCGTGCCTCCGCCAAGCGCATCACCGTGGTTTCACCGTTTTACCCGTACGCCCGCCAGGACAAGAAAGGGCGCGGCCGTGAACCGATTTCAGCCCGCCTGGTAGCTGACCTTTACAAGACCGCGGGTGCCGACCGCATCATGAGCGTGGACCTGCACACGTCCCAGATCCAGGGTTTCTTCGACGGCCCGGTGGACCACCTTATGGCCATACCGCTTCTTGCCGATTACATCCGCACGCGCGTGGACGCCGAAAATATCACCGTGGTGTCCCCGGACACCGGCCGGGTCCGTGTGGCGGAGCAGTGGGCTGAGCGCCTGGGCGGGGCTCCGCTGGCGTTTGTGCACAAGAGCCGGGACCTGACAGTGCCCAACCAGGCGATTTCGAAGACCGTGGTGGGCCAGATTGAAGGACGCACCTGTGTCCTCATCGATGACATGATCGACACCGGCGGAACTATCTCCGGTGCGGTCCAGGTTCTCAAGAACGCCGGTGCCAAGGATGTCATCATCGCAGCCACCCACGCCGTGTTCTCGGACCCTGCCGCGCAGCGGCTCGCTGAATCAGGCGCCCGTGAAGTTGTGGTCACCAACACGCTGCCCATCAATTCTTCCCAGCAGTTCCGGCAGCTGACGGTGCTTTCCATCGCGCCGCTGATCGCGCGCGCCATCCGCGAAGTGTTCGACGACGGCTCCGTCACCAGCCTGTTTGACGGCAACGCCTAA
- a CDS encoding 50S ribosomal protein L25/general stress protein Ctc has translation MSEQKLAAEVRNEFGKGFARRARMAGQIPAVIYGHGAEPIHITLPAKATTLAVRVANALLSLDINGEDHLALVKDIQRDPIKQIIEHIDLLTVRKGEKVTVDIPVHVVGELAPGSVYNQELTLISLEAEATHLPTAIEVDIEGRSAGQHIHASDLVLPKGSILLADAEALVVHISEATEVSEEEASADTTAGSSVAAE, from the coding sequence ATGTCTGAGCAGAAGCTCGCAGCAGAAGTCCGCAATGAATTCGGCAAGGGTTTCGCCCGCCGTGCCCGCATGGCCGGCCAGATCCCCGCCGTTATCTACGGCCACGGCGCAGAGCCCATCCACATCACCCTTCCGGCGAAGGCCACCACCCTCGCGGTCCGCGTTGCCAACGCCCTGCTGTCCCTGGACATCAACGGCGAAGACCACCTGGCCCTGGTCAAGGACATCCAGCGCGACCCCATCAAGCAGATCATCGAGCACATCGACCTGCTGACCGTCCGCAAGGGCGAGAAGGTCACCGTTGACATCCCTGTCCACGTTGTTGGCGAACTTGCTCCGGGCAGCGTCTACAACCAGGAACTCACCCTCATCTCCCTCGAGGCCGAGGCAACCCACCTGCCCACCGCCATCGAGGTTGACATCGAAGGCCGCAGCGCTGGCCAGCACATCCACGCATCGGACCTGGTTCTCCCCAAGGGCTCCATCCTGCTGGCCGATGCCGAGGCACTCGTGGTCCACATCTCCGAGGCCACCGAGGTCTCCGAGGAAGAGGCCTCGGCCGACACCACGGCAGGCTCCTCGGTCGCAGCCGAGTAG
- the pth gene encoding aminoacyl-tRNA hydrolase, which yields MTDTWLIVGLGNPGAEYKGNRHNVGQMVLDELAGRMGTGFKAHKARAQVIEGRLGIGGPRVVLAKPMSYMNVSGGPVAALANFYGITPDYVVAVHDEIDIPFNTVKLKIGGGEGGHNGLRDISKALGTKDYLRVRVGVGRPPGRMDTADYVLRDFATAERKDLPFLLDEAADAVDMLVRDGLTAAQQKFHPAKSEL from the coding sequence ATGACTGACACCTGGCTGATCGTTGGCCTCGGAAATCCCGGGGCCGAGTACAAGGGCAACCGGCACAATGTTGGCCAGATGGTTCTTGACGAACTCGCCGGCAGGATGGGCACCGGTTTTAAGGCGCACAAGGCCCGCGCCCAGGTGATCGAAGGCCGCCTCGGGATCGGCGGCCCCCGGGTGGTGCTGGCCAAACCGATGAGCTACATGAACGTCTCGGGCGGCCCAGTGGCTGCCCTCGCCAACTTCTACGGCATTACCCCTGATTATGTGGTGGCCGTGCACGATGAGATCGACATTCCTTTTAACACGGTGAAACTGAAGATCGGCGGGGGAGAAGGCGGCCACAACGGCCTCCGGGACATCTCCAAGGCGCTGGGAACGAAGGATTACCTCCGTGTCCGGGTGGGCGTGGGCAGGCCCCCGGGCAGGATGGACACCGCGGATTACGTCCTTCGCGACTTCGCAACTGCGGAACGGAAGGACCTTCCGTTCCTGCTTGATGAGGCCGCTGATGCGGTAGACATGCTGGTCAGGGATGGTCTGACGGCGGCGCAGCAAAAGTTTCATCCGGCGAAGTCCGAACTCTAG
- a CDS encoding helix-turn-helix transcriptional regulator, with protein sequence MSIEPLSWGRGSTLNAVESRTNVADTSDLHRWSVPARSANLEAVRTALTSKDSLGVVITGARGVGKSSLARTAVSELGPDVWALQLRSGPTAAKTPYGCLAFLLARLPQAYMGSPTAILRGITSLIKSDAAGRQCVITLDNAGSLDDMSAGVLLNVLLTGTARIVAVAPKSSDLPADFHWLLTDRRLTEVRLDNLNELQTRQVLLSLLGHRVSASLVSTYHSMVGGNPLLLKALVTEQQQSGNLVLADSVWTLRDKVVLDGAASLDDIVRSRWARKSPETREVIEMLSCARSVELSRLTALYGAAIVADMEDVGLLDIDDSDNRWVSLREKYLGDVVRSWLSISRRRELRNQLLDGVDPDPSSMTMDELMSFAAWTYECEAELSPAMALAAAEAAVQLFDPHFALTCTEVLKRNDPQWVPGQRQKAAAYLLLDLPVQAMAALDDISQPQLDNLGATEYANVIAAKSRVMVWLPELTEKVPPLLEAAKNRLDVPAGLAKGWPDPLAAAANRISLSEFEYKAFVGDYASMIPALEAATDPALNPDLGFRMKSAVILMTALAITGREMDALSLMRQVGGKISDAAQIVGLREQFTLEAYSVLLTAGQWRRCIDLLDPPSTREAHRLPYRSAAAELSAGVAYVYSGRGAAALDSLLSAAAQLELRPLQGALRTAYAATALAYAQIGNAGQSRKYLEKLRRPAGPCSFVTESIIEFCTDMAGRWLGDAEAIAHLKESARQNIKEQRYTLAGISLLGATINGTEADFRLLEEVAGHRQGPLAEISRLIAIGSRTKDAKTLLAGGELAATLELDTVEARCMALAVDYARQAGDPVSARTAQARLDILAATVPSLPIVPSSGSPLLTSRERQIARLAGRGASNRDIALEMGVSVRTVEGHLYQVFTKLGVTSRGDLTGLV encoded by the coding sequence ATGTCAATCGAGCCACTCAGCTGGGGACGTGGGTCAACGCTCAACGCCGTTGAGTCGCGCACCAACGTCGCAGACACGTCTGATCTTCATCGGTGGTCGGTGCCCGCCCGAAGCGCCAATCTCGAAGCTGTCCGCACGGCGCTGACCAGCAAGGACTCGCTGGGAGTGGTCATCACCGGTGCTCGTGGCGTGGGCAAGTCGTCCCTCGCCCGGACGGCTGTCTCTGAACTTGGCCCCGATGTCTGGGCACTGCAGCTGCGCAGCGGCCCCACCGCTGCAAAAACACCGTACGGATGCCTGGCGTTCCTTCTGGCCCGGCTTCCGCAGGCCTACATGGGCTCCCCGACTGCCATCCTTCGCGGCATCACATCCCTCATCAAGAGCGATGCTGCCGGGCGTCAATGCGTTATTACGCTGGATAATGCGGGAAGCCTGGATGACATGAGTGCAGGGGTCCTGCTGAACGTCCTCCTGACCGGGACGGCCCGGATCGTCGCGGTGGCGCCAAAGAGCAGCGACCTTCCGGCCGATTTCCACTGGCTCCTCACGGACCGGAGGCTGACTGAGGTCAGGCTGGACAACCTGAACGAGCTTCAGACGCGGCAGGTGTTGTTGTCCCTCCTGGGGCATCGAGTGTCAGCCTCCCTCGTCAGTACCTACCACAGCATGGTGGGCGGAAACCCCCTGTTGTTGAAGGCACTCGTCACCGAACAGCAGCAGTCCGGGAACCTGGTACTTGCTGATTCTGTTTGGACACTCCGCGACAAAGTGGTGCTCGACGGCGCGGCGAGCCTGGACGACATCGTCAGGTCCCGTTGGGCCAGGAAATCTCCGGAAACCAGGGAAGTCATCGAAATGCTTTCCTGCGCAAGGAGTGTGGAGCTTTCACGGCTTACGGCTCTCTACGGTGCAGCGATCGTGGCGGACATGGAGGACGTCGGACTCCTGGACATCGACGATTCGGACAACCGCTGGGTGTCACTGCGTGAAAAGTACCTTGGCGACGTCGTCCGGTCATGGCTGAGCATCAGCAGGCGCCGGGAACTCAGGAACCAACTCCTGGACGGTGTGGACCCGGACCCGTCATCCATGACCATGGACGAACTGATGTCCTTTGCGGCCTGGACCTACGAGTGCGAGGCCGAACTTAGCCCGGCCATGGCGCTTGCGGCGGCCGAGGCCGCCGTCCAGCTCTTTGATCCGCACTTTGCCCTCACGTGCACCGAGGTCCTGAAGAGGAATGATCCCCAGTGGGTCCCTGGGCAGCGGCAGAAGGCCGCAGCCTACCTTTTGCTTGACCTGCCCGTCCAGGCCATGGCAGCCCTGGACGATATCTCCCAGCCGCAGTTGGACAACCTCGGTGCCACGGAATACGCCAACGTTATCGCCGCAAAATCCCGGGTCATGGTGTGGCTGCCGGAGCTTACGGAGAAAGTACCGCCCTTGCTGGAGGCGGCAAAGAACAGGCTTGACGTCCCCGCAGGGCTCGCGAAGGGCTGGCCCGACCCCCTGGCCGCAGCCGCCAACCGGATCAGCCTCAGCGAATTCGAGTACAAGGCTTTCGTGGGCGACTACGCCTCGATGATCCCCGCGCTTGAAGCGGCAACAGATCCTGCCCTCAACCCGGATCTTGGCTTCAGGATGAAGTCCGCGGTTATCCTGATGACCGCACTGGCAATAACCGGGCGGGAAATGGACGCGCTGAGCCTCATGAGGCAGGTAGGGGGCAAAATCTCCGACGCCGCCCAGATCGTTGGCCTGCGTGAACAGTTCACCCTCGAGGCGTACTCCGTGCTGCTGACAGCTGGCCAGTGGCGCAGGTGCATTGACCTGCTGGACCCACCCTCCACGCGCGAAGCCCATCGGCTCCCATACCGGAGCGCCGCTGCCGAGCTCTCAGCCGGAGTTGCCTACGTGTACTCGGGAAGGGGCGCGGCTGCCCTGGATTCGCTCTTGTCCGCAGCCGCGCAACTCGAGCTCCGGCCGCTGCAAGGCGCCCTTCGGACGGCTTATGCGGCCACGGCCCTTGCCTATGCGCAGATCGGCAATGCCGGGCAGTCCCGAAAGTACCTCGAGAAGCTCAGGAGGCCGGCGGGTCCCTGCAGTTTTGTCACGGAGAGCATCATCGAATTCTGCACTGATATGGCGGGGCGCTGGTTGGGGGATGCGGAGGCCATCGCACACCTGAAGGAGTCAGCCCGCCAGAATATCAAGGAGCAAAGATACACCCTTGCAGGAATCAGTCTCCTGGGTGCCACCATCAACGGCACGGAGGCCGACTTCCGTCTCCTGGAGGAGGTGGCCGGTCACCGGCAGGGCCCGCTGGCCGAGATTTCCCGCCTGATCGCCATAGGCAGCCGGACCAAGGACGCGAAAACCCTGCTGGCCGGAGGCGAGCTCGCGGCCACGCTTGAACTGGATACTGTGGAGGCGAGGTGTATGGCACTTGCAGTCGATTACGCCCGCCAGGCCGGGGATCCAGTATCGGCCAGGACGGCCCAGGCCCGGCTGGACATCCTGGCTGCCACTGTTCCCAGTTTGCCCATCGTGCCCAGCAGCGGGAGTCCCCTCCTGACCAGCCGGGAGCGGCAGATAGCGAGGCTGGCAGGCAGGGGCGCCTCAAACCGTGACATCGCATTGGAGATGGGCGTCTCAGTCCGCACCGTTGAAGGCCACCTGTATCAGGTCTTTACTAAGCTCGGCGTAACTTCCAGGGGTGATCTGACTGGACTCGTTTAA